One segment of Alistipes finegoldii DSM 17242 DNA contains the following:
- a CDS encoding beta-glucosidase, which translates to MKKTLVAVLAVAFVSSAAAQPIPPQAKERAAELVGQMTLDEKIDYIGGYNEFYIRAVPRLGIPEIRMADGPQGVRNNTRSTMFPCGVAAAATWDRALVRDMGRGLGQDARARGVHIMLGPGVNIYRSPLCGRNFEYFGEDPYLASETAVQYIEGMQSEGVMATIKHFAGNNQEWDRHQVSSDIDERTLHEIYLPAFRKAVEQAGVGAVMSSYNLVNGQHATENEQLAVDILRGMWGFEGIFMSDWNATYSAEGAANRGLDLEMPSARFMNARNLRPLIESGVVSERTIDLKCQHILQTLIAFGFLDRQQLDPAIPECNPFSDAAALDVARGGVVLLKNDGAFLPLTKQRDIVVLGPNSGNIPTGGGSGFVHPFSTVSVGEGMQMMGKKYRVTVLGNLPSASDMAAQGMVYTSADCKTPGLRGEYFANKRFEGTPALTRVDTRIGFNWKDKAPAEGLPADGFSIRWTGVFVPESDCTASLVMRGDDGYRLFVDGEEVLADWGNHSATTRKGSVEMKAGRKYALRLEYFDNASSAEVSFGYMTADPRAEDARIVRADAVIYCAGFDSSNEKENSDRTFALPEGQSEEIARLAALNENLIVVVNSGGGVDFSTFDDKAKAILMAWYPGQQGGQAIAEIVTGRISPSGRLPISVERRAEDNPTLGSYYENVARTHRKNTLQKRVTYNEGVFVGYRGYERSGVKPLYPFGYGLSYSTFEYSDLKVEKCDGGVVVSFAVRNTGGMDAAEVAQVYVGDVEASVPRPAKELKGYEKIFLKKGEQKRVEVMLTDEAFRFYDIFSHGFVTEPGDFNIFVGSSCEDIRLRGGVTL; encoded by the coding sequence ATGAAAAAAACTCTTGTTGCCGTGCTGGCGGTCGCGTTCGTATCGTCCGCCGCCGCGCAGCCTATCCCGCCGCAGGCCAAAGAGCGCGCCGCCGAACTGGTCGGACAGATGACTCTCGATGAAAAAATCGATTATATCGGCGGTTACAACGAATTCTATATCAGGGCCGTTCCGCGTCTGGGCATTCCCGAAATCCGGATGGCCGACGGTCCGCAGGGCGTACGCAACAATACCCGCAGTACGATGTTCCCCTGCGGCGTGGCCGCCGCGGCGACTTGGGACCGGGCGCTGGTGCGCGATATGGGACGCGGTCTGGGGCAGGACGCCCGCGCCCGCGGCGTGCATATCATGCTGGGACCCGGCGTCAATATCTACCGTTCGCCCCTGTGCGGCCGTAACTTCGAGTACTTCGGCGAGGACCCCTATCTGGCGTCGGAGACCGCCGTGCAGTATATCGAGGGCATGCAGTCCGAAGGAGTTATGGCGACGATCAAACACTTTGCGGGCAACAATCAGGAGTGGGACCGTCATCAGGTGAGTTCCGATATCGACGAGCGTACGCTCCATGAAATTTATCTCCCGGCCTTCCGCAAGGCGGTCGAGCAGGCCGGCGTGGGCGCCGTGATGTCGAGTTACAACCTCGTCAACGGCCAGCATGCGACCGAGAACGAGCAGCTTGCGGTCGATATTCTGCGCGGGATGTGGGGCTTCGAAGGAATCTTCATGTCCGACTGGAACGCCACCTATTCGGCCGAGGGCGCCGCCAACCGGGGACTCGATCTGGAGATGCCGAGCGCCCGGTTTATGAACGCCCGCAACCTGCGTCCGCTCATCGAATCGGGCGTGGTGTCGGAACGTACGATCGACCTGAAATGTCAGCATATCCTCCAGACGCTCATCGCGTTCGGATTTTTGGACCGCCAACAGCTCGACCCCGCTATTCCCGAATGCAATCCCTTCTCGGACGCTGCGGCGCTCGACGTGGCGCGCGGGGGTGTGGTGCTGCTCAAGAACGACGGGGCTTTCCTGCCGCTGACCAAACAGCGCGATATCGTGGTGCTGGGACCCAATTCGGGCAATATCCCGACGGGCGGCGGCAGCGGTTTCGTGCATCCCTTCTCGACGGTTTCGGTCGGCGAGGGCATGCAGATGATGGGCAAGAAATACAGGGTGACGGTTTTGGGCAATCTCCCTTCGGCGAGCGATATGGCCGCTCAGGGCATGGTCTACACCTCGGCCGACTGCAAAACGCCGGGACTCAGGGGCGAGTACTTCGCCAACAAGCGTTTCGAGGGAACTCCCGCGCTGACGCGCGTCGATACGAGAATCGGCTTCAACTGGAAGGATAAGGCGCCGGCCGAAGGGCTTCCCGCCGACGGCTTCTCGATCCGCTGGACCGGCGTGTTCGTTCCCGAATCCGACTGCACGGCTTCGCTGGTCATGCGCGGCGACGACGGTTACCGGCTCTTCGTGGACGGCGAAGAGGTGCTCGCCGACTGGGGCAACCACAGCGCGACGACCCGCAAGGGGAGCGTCGAAATGAAGGCCGGCCGGAAATACGCGCTGCGGTTGGAATATTTCGACAACGCCTCGTCGGCCGAGGTGTCGTTCGGCTATATGACCGCCGATCCCCGCGCCGAGGATGCCCGGATCGTCCGGGCCGACGCCGTGATCTACTGCGCCGGATTCGACAGCTCCAACGAAAAGGAGAATTCCGATCGGACCTTTGCGCTGCCCGAAGGGCAGTCCGAAGAGATCGCCCGGCTCGCGGCGCTCAACGAGAATCTGATCGTGGTCGTCAACAGCGGCGGCGGTGTCGATTTCTCGACGTTCGACGATAAGGCTAAAGCGATTCTGATGGCGTGGTATCCCGGACAGCAGGGCGGTCAGGCGATCGCCGAGATCGTAACGGGGCGGATCTCGCCCAGCGGCCGCCTGCCGATCTCCGTCGAGCGCCGCGCCGAGGACAATCCGACGCTGGGCAGCTATTACGAGAATGTGGCGCGCACCCACCGCAAGAACACCCTGCAGAAGCGCGTTACTTATAATGAAGGCGTGTTTGTCGGCTACCGCGGTTACGAGCGCAGCGGGGTGAAGCCGCTCTATCCCTTCGGTTACGGACTGAGCTATTCGACGTTCGAGTATTCGGACCTGAAGGTCGAGAAGTGCGACGGCGGGGTGGTCGTGTCGTTCGCCGTGAGGAACACGGGCGGTATGGACGCCGCCGAGGTGGCGCAGGTCTATGTGGGCGACGTCGAAGCCAGCGTGCCGCGTCCTGCCAAGGAGTTGAAAGGTTATGAGAAAATCTTCCTGAAGAAAGGCGAACAAAAGCGCGTCGAAGTGATGCTGACCGACGAAGCCTTCCGCTTCTACGACATCTTCTCGCACGGGTTCGTGACCGAGCCGGGCGACTTCAACATCTTCGTGGGATCGTCGTGCGAGGATATCCGCCTGCGGGGCGGTGTGACGCTCTGA
- a CDS encoding xylose operon transcription regulator XylR — protein sequence MARVIFLTDFSEAYARELLLGMARYAHDTAQAWSLCRLPLSIRDKFGIEAVVEWAVRMKADAVIGQFYNTDNVELFRKNGIIAIAQDFKKRFTTIPNITGPHYSAGRMAAEYFLQKGFRNFAFYGTRGIDFSDERCQGFRETIEAANPEFTFSSLRSSAQNDLWYYDSTQLITWLQSLPKPVAIMACDDNQAYHITEACLQIEGGGNSRIPNDIAILGVDNDETICKLSTPNLSSLNQGVEQGGYDVARLIDRLIRNPEAEWEDVMVMPTHIVTRQSTDIYANNDPHIAEVLRYIHENISQKITVNELVKLVPLSRRLLETRFKKSMGTSIYDYIIQVRIEKMMQLLCEGQSVSEAAAELGFSDIKNVSRTFRQLKGITPSEYREQFAPKRR from the coding sequence ATGGCACGCGTAATTTTCCTGACCGACTTTTCCGAAGCGTACGCACGAGAACTGCTCCTCGGCATGGCGCGCTATGCGCACGACACGGCGCAGGCATGGAGCCTGTGCCGCCTGCCGCTGTCGATACGCGACAAATTCGGCATCGAAGCCGTCGTGGAGTGGGCCGTGCGCATGAAGGCCGACGCCGTGATCGGCCAGTTCTACAACACCGACAACGTCGAACTGTTCCGCAAAAACGGGATCATAGCCATCGCACAGGACTTCAAGAAACGCTTCACCACCATCCCCAACATCACCGGACCGCACTATTCGGCGGGCAGGATGGCCGCCGAGTATTTTCTGCAAAAGGGCTTCCGCAACTTCGCCTTCTACGGCACGCGGGGCATCGACTTCTCGGACGAACGCTGTCAGGGCTTCCGCGAGACGATCGAGGCGGCGAATCCCGAATTCACCTTTTCGTCGCTGCGCAGCAGCGCCCAGAACGATTTGTGGTACTACGACTCGACGCAGCTCATCACGTGGCTGCAGTCGCTGCCCAAGCCGGTGGCGATCATGGCGTGCGACGACAACCAAGCATATCATATCACCGAGGCGTGCCTGCAGATCGAGGGGGGGGGAAATTCCCGCATCCCGAACGACATCGCCATTCTGGGCGTGGACAACGACGAGACGATCTGCAAGCTCTCCACCCCCAACCTTTCGTCGCTCAATCAGGGCGTCGAGCAGGGCGGCTACGACGTGGCGCGCCTGATCGACCGGCTGATCCGTAACCCCGAAGCGGAGTGGGAGGACGTCATGGTGATGCCGACCCACATCGTCACGCGGCAATCGACCGACATCTACGCCAACAACGATCCGCACATCGCCGAAGTGCTGCGCTACATCCATGAGAACATCAGCCAGAAAATCACGGTCAACGAACTCGTGAAGCTGGTCCCCCTGTCGCGCCGCCTGCTCGAAACCCGTTTCAAGAAGAGCATGGGCACCTCCATCTACGACTATATCATACAGGTCCGCATCGAAAAGATGATGCAGCTGCTCTGCGAAGGCCAGAGCGTCTCCGAAGCGGCCGCCGAGCTGGGGTTCTCCGACATCAAGAACGTCTCGCGCACCTTCCGCCAGCTCAAGGGCATCACCCCCTCGGAATACCGCGAACAGTTCGCGCCCAAAAGACGGTGA
- a CDS encoding GH92 family glycosyl hydrolase has translation MTKKLTLLLLALAALGCSPRSADPVDYVNPFIGTGFHGHTYPGATTPFGMVQLSPDTRAGNWDACAGYHYSDTTIDGFSHTHLSGTGCADLADILFHPTTREIVIHDGECVLQPYFFSHDDERASCGYYAVTLPDVNVGVELTAAPRTGVHRYTFAGKGPRRVIVDLLHTVTEEKIDLCELRRTAPYELVGMRRTQGWVPDQYVFFAARFSEPFADVQLLGDKQAVLTFAPDVRTLTIAVGLSSVSVENARMNSLAEVPELDFDAVHARAVGQWRKALGDIVVEGGSRDEMTNFYTAQYHTKLTPNLMSDVNGEYRRHDQTVARMPEGESYYSTFSLWDTFRAWNPLQTLVDTALVNDMIRSMLDMYDSTGELPIWPLASGETGTMIGYHAVSVIADAYLKGIRGYDADKALEAMIRSSNINKKGSDYYTAQGYIPSNIKRESVSCTLEYAYDDWAIARMAQAMGRDDVFGEYARRALNYVNVFDGSICFFRGRQSDGNWSAPFEEFATGRDYTEATPWHYRFFVPHDVNGLIQLFGSREAFIREMDRLFTLESDEMQLDVSDVTGLMGQYAHGNEPSHHMAYLYNYVGQPWKTQELTRRLLHEMYAPTPEGIIGNEDCGQMSAWYVFSSLGFYPVCPGSNEFALTAPQFPKAVVRLANGRTLTLTADNPRRSVYIASVTLDGKPIDRNYITYDELMQGGELHYALRPRPDYERGTDDAAAPHSLTRGEVVSIPYTTQNVSLFTEPLAVALATTTSGAEIRYTLDGSEPTETSALYAAPVPVDRSLTLKAKGFKPGAAPSRTLTLEAEKAVFRRGMPAETATRPGVAYSYYEGVFSCVNDIRKGKYVSSGTMPAPSIAQAPQEDHFAYVFTGLILIPERGIWEFMTKSDDGSVLMIGDRRVVDNDGSHASVMATGRVALEAGLHPYTLLYFEDYEGQDLAWGWKAPGAEGFEAIPEANLRLTN, from the coding sequence ATGACCAAAAAACTTACCCTTCTGCTGCTGGCCCTCGCGGCCCTTGGCTGTTCGCCGCGGTCCGCCGATCCCGTCGATTATGTGAACCCGTTCATCGGCACCGGATTCCACGGGCATACCTATCCGGGCGCGACCACGCCTTTCGGCATGGTGCAGCTGAGTCCCGACACCCGCGCCGGCAACTGGGACGCCTGCGCCGGCTACCATTACAGCGACACGACGATCGACGGCTTTTCGCATACGCACCTGAGCGGTACGGGATGCGCCGACCTTGCGGACATTCTGTTCCATCCGACCACGCGCGAAATCGTGATCCACGACGGCGAGTGCGTCTTGCAGCCCTATTTCTTTTCGCATGACGACGAGCGGGCTTCGTGCGGCTACTACGCCGTGACGCTGCCCGACGTGAATGTCGGGGTCGAACTGACCGCCGCGCCCCGTACGGGCGTACACCGCTATACCTTTGCGGGCAAAGGTCCCCGGCGGGTGATCGTCGATCTGCTGCATACGGTCACCGAGGAGAAGATCGACCTGTGCGAACTCCGCCGGACGGCTCCCTACGAGCTGGTCGGCATGCGCCGCACGCAGGGGTGGGTGCCCGATCAGTATGTATTCTTCGCGGCCCGCTTCTCGGAGCCGTTCGCCGACGTGCAGCTGTTGGGGGACAAGCAGGCCGTGCTGACCTTCGCGCCCGACGTGCGGACGCTCACGATCGCCGTGGGATTGTCGTCCGTCAGTGTCGAAAACGCCCGTATGAATTCGCTTGCGGAGGTTCCCGAACTGGATTTCGACGCCGTGCATGCCCGCGCCGTCGGGCAGTGGCGCAAAGCGCTGGGCGACATCGTCGTCGAAGGCGGCTCGCGCGACGAGATGACCAACTTCTATACGGCGCAGTACCATACGAAACTGACGCCCAACCTGATGAGCGACGTGAACGGCGAGTACCGCCGCCATGACCAGACCGTCGCGCGGATGCCCGAAGGGGAGTCCTACTACTCGACGTTCTCGCTGTGGGATACTTTCCGGGCGTGGAATCCGCTCCAGACGCTGGTCGATACCGCGCTGGTGAACGACATGATCCGCAGCATGCTCGACATGTACGATTCAACGGGCGAACTTCCGATCTGGCCGCTGGCTTCGGGCGAGACGGGCACGATGATCGGCTACCATGCCGTGTCGGTCATCGCCGACGCCTACCTGAAGGGAATTCGCGGCTATGATGCCGACAAGGCGCTGGAGGCGATGATCCGTTCGTCGAACATCAATAAGAAAGGTTCGGACTATTATACGGCGCAGGGGTATATTCCCTCCAATATCAAGCGCGAATCGGTCTCCTGTACGCTGGAATACGCCTACGACGACTGGGCGATCGCCCGCATGGCGCAGGCTATGGGCCGCGACGACGTGTTCGGGGAATACGCGCGGCGGGCGCTCAACTATGTGAATGTTTTCGACGGCTCGATCTGCTTTTTCCGCGGCCGTCAGTCCGACGGCAACTGGTCCGCGCCGTTCGAAGAGTTCGCTACGGGCCGCGACTATACCGAGGCCACGCCGTGGCACTACCGCTTCTTCGTGCCGCACGACGTGAACGGCTTGATCCAGCTTTTCGGCAGCCGCGAGGCGTTCATCCGTGAAATGGACCGGCTCTTTACGCTCGAATCGGACGAAATGCAGCTCGACGTGAGCGACGTGACGGGGCTGATGGGGCAGTACGCCCACGGCAACGAGCCGAGCCACCATATGGCTTACCTTTATAATTATGTGGGACAGCCGTGGAAGACGCAGGAGCTGACGCGCCGCCTGCTGCACGAGATGTACGCCCCGACGCCCGAAGGCATCATCGGCAACGAGGACTGCGGCCAGATGTCGGCATGGTACGTCTTCTCCAGTCTGGGCTTCTATCCCGTATGTCCCGGCTCGAACGAATTCGCGCTGACCGCGCCCCAGTTCCCGAAAGCCGTCGTGCGGCTGGCCAACGGCCGTACGCTGACCCTTACGGCCGACAATCCGCGCCGCAGCGTCTATATCGCTTCGGTGACGCTCGACGGGAAGCCGATCGACCGGAACTACATCACCTACGACGAGCTGATGCAGGGCGGCGAGCTGCACTATGCGCTCCGGCCGCGCCCCGATTACGAACGCGGGACGGACGATGCGGCCGCGCCCCATTCGCTGACCCGCGGCGAGGTGGTTTCGATTCCCTATACCACGCAGAACGTGAGCCTGTTCACCGAGCCGCTCGCCGTCGCTCTGGCGACGACGACCTCCGGAGCGGAAATCCGCTATACGCTCGACGGCTCGGAACCCACCGAAACGTCGGCGCTCTACGCCGCTCCCGTGCCGGTGGACCGTTCGCTGACGCTCAAGGCCAAAGGATTCAAACCCGGCGCTGCGCCTAGTCGTACGCTGACGCTCGAAGCCGAGAAAGCGGTGTTCCGCCGGGGTATGCCCGCAGAGACCGCCACGCGTCCCGGCGTCGCTTACAGCTATTACGAAGGCGTTTTCTCGTGTGTGAACGATATTCGGAAGGGAAAATACGTGTCGTCCGGCACGATGCCTGCGCCCTCGATCGCCCAAGCTCCGCAGGAGGACCACTTCGCCTATGTCTTTACGGGATTGATCCTCATTCCGGAGCGGGGCATTTGGGAGTTCATGACCAAGAGCGACGACGGCAGCGTGCTGATGATCGGCGACCGTAGGGTGGTGGACAACGACGGGTCCCACGCTTCGGTCATGGCGACCGGACGCGTGGCGCTCGAAGCGGGACTGCACCCTTACACGCTGCTCTATTTCGAGGATTACGAAGGACAGGACCTCGCGTGGGGCTGGAAAGCGCCCGGAGCGGAGGGCTTCGAAGCGATCCCCGAAGCGAATCTGCGGCTGACGAATTGA
- a CDS encoding endonuclease/exonuclease/phosphatase family protein: protein MKRLIYLLAAVAFTACGSATSLSVMTFNMRYDNPEDGQNNWRFRRERVAGVIKAQEVDVLGTQELLSNQFNDLSGLLTGYQGVGVGRLDGAESGEYCAVFFRKDRFTLLDSGTFWLSETPEVVGSLGWDGACERIATWVVLRDRDGRELFFIDTHLDHVGQVARDEGVSLLMKRIETLSGGRPVILTGDFNSEPGSSVVAHVQKDGVLHDAKAIAAQRSGTDWSFSDFGQIPEAERPLLDYIFVSGDIEAVRYEVLPDTFDGGYVSDHAPVMAVVKIAK, encoded by the coding sequence ATGAAACGATTGATCTATCTTCTTGCGGCGGTTGCGTTCACCGCCTGCGGCTCGGCGACTTCGCTCAGCGTGATGACCTTCAACATGCGTTACGACAATCCCGAAGACGGGCAGAACAACTGGCGTTTCCGCCGCGAACGGGTCGCCGGGGTGATTAAGGCGCAGGAGGTCGATGTGCTCGGCACGCAGGAGCTGCTTTCCAACCAGTTCAATGATCTGAGCGGTCTGCTGACCGGGTATCAAGGAGTGGGCGTCGGACGGCTGGACGGCGCCGAGTCGGGCGAATACTGCGCCGTGTTCTTCAGGAAGGACCGCTTCACGCTGCTCGATTCGGGAACGTTCTGGCTGAGCGAGACCCCCGAAGTGGTGGGGTCGCTGGGATGGGACGGCGCCTGCGAGCGAATCGCCACATGGGTCGTGTTGCGCGACAGGGACGGCCGGGAACTCTTCTTCATCGACACCCATCTCGACCATGTCGGGCAGGTGGCGCGCGACGAGGGCGTGAGCCTGCTGATGAAGCGCATCGAAACCCTGAGCGGAGGACGTCCTGTGATCCTGACGGGCGACTTCAATTCGGAACCCGGATCGTCGGTGGTGGCCCATGTGCAGAAGGACGGCGTGCTGCACGACGCGAAGGCGATCGCGGCGCAGCGGTCGGGAACCGACTGGAGTTTCTCCGATTTCGGACAGATTCCCGAAGCCGAGCGTCCCCTGCTGGATTATATCTTCGTGAGCGGCGACATCGAAGCCGTCCGCTATGAAGTGCTGCCCGACACCTTCGACGGCGGCTATGTTTCCGACCACGCTCCGGTGATGGCCGTTGTCAAAATCGCTAAATGA
- a CDS encoding alkaline phosphatase: MKRILKSWLLAAALCFCVTAAAERPVLIHSHNDYCRRAPFWQAYAQGVYSIEADVFLHDGKLLVGHDVEDLSPDMTFESLYVEPIVTLFKRNGGRAWKDSDEQLQLMVELKSATEPTLQAVTALLGRYPEVFDPTVNPEAVRIAVTGRVPAPADFGKYPAYVRFDGNWEVDYTPAQLERIALVSADFKDYSQWNGKGSIIPVERVKLEKIIDRAHGWGKPVRFWGAPEGTTVYYTFYDMGIDYINTDRPEVCAGFFDDFGNKNFQIGQRRTSVGGVTGTKRLDKTTRDFRGFQNDKLQLTEGIDVYTPTYRNDGGRGKVKNVIYLIGDGMGLSQIVAAFYANKGLSTLQMKYMGLQQNNALDAFTTDSAAGGSALATGERHDNRHISMSSEGEPYPSLSDFFHDKGMPVGVLTLGNVADATPTAFYGHSVERDNADELTRCLMDGRVDLLCGSGIREFTRRSDGVELISELKKQYDFVRSVDEIKARKGKVICIDETMDDAAEQANLTLLADATRASIAKLQEQGGKGFFLMVEGAKIDYAGHSRCLPGSIIEMLSFDLAVAEALKFADRNGETLVVVTADHETGGLVLVDGDERTGRVMGVYVSDDHTPAMLPVFAYGPGADKFCGTYMNTEIARRIKSLIK; this comes from the coding sequence ATGAAAAGGATACTGAAAAGCTGGCTGCTGGCTGCGGCATTGTGCTTCTGCGTAACGGCTGCGGCCGAACGGCCCGTGCTGATCCATTCGCACAACGATTATTGCCGCCGCGCTCCTTTCTGGCAGGCGTACGCTCAGGGAGTCTATTCGATCGAAGCCGACGTGTTTCTGCACGACGGTAAACTGCTGGTCGGACACGATGTCGAGGACCTTTCGCCCGATATGACTTTCGAGTCGCTCTATGTCGAGCCGATCGTGACGCTTTTTAAGCGTAACGGCGGCCGTGCATGGAAAGATTCGGACGAGCAGCTGCAACTGATGGTCGAACTCAAATCGGCGACCGAACCGACGCTGCAGGCCGTTACGGCGCTGCTGGGCCGTTATCCCGAAGTCTTCGACCCGACCGTGAATCCCGAAGCCGTGCGTATCGCCGTTACGGGACGGGTTCCTGCGCCTGCGGATTTCGGCAAATATCCCGCCTATGTCCGTTTCGACGGCAACTGGGAGGTCGATTACACTCCGGCCCAGCTGGAACGTATCGCCCTTGTAAGCGCCGATTTCAAGGATTATTCGCAGTGGAACGGCAAAGGCTCGATCATTCCCGTCGAGCGCGTGAAGCTGGAAAAGATCATCGACCGCGCCCACGGCTGGGGCAAGCCCGTGCGTTTCTGGGGCGCTCCCGAAGGAACGACGGTCTATTATACGTTCTACGACATGGGGATCGACTACATCAACACCGACCGTCCGGAGGTCTGCGCCGGATTCTTCGACGATTTCGGCAACAAGAATTTCCAGATCGGCCAGCGCCGTACGTCCGTCGGTGGCGTGACCGGCACGAAGCGTCTGGACAAGACCACGCGCGATTTCAGGGGATTTCAGAACGATAAACTGCAGCTCACCGAGGGTATCGACGTTTACACGCCGACCTATCGAAACGACGGCGGCAGGGGGAAAGTCAAAAACGTGATCTACCTGATCGGCGACGGCATGGGCCTTTCGCAGATCGTGGCCGCGTTTTATGCCAACAAGGGGCTTTCGACGCTGCAGATGAAGTATATGGGCCTGCAGCAGAATAATGCGCTGGATGCCTTCACGACCGACTCGGCCGCGGGCGGCAGTGCGCTGGCGACGGGCGAACGTCACGATAACCGCCATATTTCGATGAGTTCCGAAGGCGAGCCGTATCCTTCGCTGAGCGACTTTTTCCATGACAAGGGGATGCCGGTGGGCGTGCTGACGCTCGGCAATGTCGCCGATGCCACGCCGACGGCCTTCTACGGACATTCGGTCGAACGCGACAACGCCGACGAGCTGACCCGCTGCCTGATGGACGGCCGCGTGGACCTGCTCTGCGGCAGCGGCATCCGCGAATTCACCCGCCGCAGCGACGGCGTGGAGCTGATCTCCGAGCTGAAAAAACAGTATGACTTCGTGCGTTCGGTCGACGAGATCAAGGCCCGGAAAGGCAAGGTGATCTGCATTGACGAGACGATGGACGATGCCGCCGAGCAGGCCAACCTCACCTTGCTGGCCGACGCCACGAGGGCTTCGATCGCCAAACTGCAGGAGCAGGGCGGCAAAGGCTTCTTCCTGATGGTCGAGGGCGCCAAGATCGACTATGCCGGCCATTCGCGCTGCCTGCCCGGCTCAATTATCGAAATGCTGAGCTTCGACCTCGCCGTGGCCGAAGCGCTGAAATTCGCCGACCGAAACGGCGAGACGCTCGTCGTGGTCACGGCCGACCACGAGACGGGCGGACTGGTGCTGGTGGACGGCGACGAGCGGACGGGCCGCGTGATGGGCGTCTATGTCTCCGACGACCATACCCCCGCGATGCTTCCCGTATTCGCATACGGTCCCGGAGCCGACAAGTTCTGCGGTACGTATATGAATACGGAGATCGCCCGCAGGATCAAATCGCTGATAAAATAA
- a CDS encoding MGH1-like glycoside hydrolase domain-containing protein, producing the protein MTLRKQIAALLPLVFAAGAAGAQGLKSGPYELPYKNTYVKEVFVAENEFRTAKPETIKPRSFAEARKILPAPVWEGHDKEIEMYWHAWRIAVGNIRQPQEGSEFVSPYLDIAYNGNIFMWDASFMMMFARYGYRFFPFQRSLDNFYAKQHPDGFICREIRADGSDCFERYDPTSTGPNLLPWVELTYYRQFGDIDRLHKVFPALCAYAKWWRLNRTWPDGTYWSSGWGTGMDNMPREKPEYNPIFSHGHMVWLDTNLQQMLVDESLLNIGFYIERWQEIEDMEDEMKRLRAYVNEHLWDERTAFLYDRYGDGTLCTTKGIGAFWALQADALDKERLDRMVAHLSDTTEFDRPHRVPSLSADHPKYNPLGRYWQGGVWPGTNYMTIDGLYRKGYHDLAREIAANHYAAVFEVWKNTGTFWEYYAPEKIEPGFMARKDFVGWTGLPPIAVFIEYILGVKSDYSEGRIVWDIEHTEAHGIERYPYGPDGVVGLKVKRRASAGETPSVSVETNVPFDLTVTWGDGRSRTVRVEKSGSVKLN; encoded by the coding sequence ATGACGCTACGCAAACAAATCGCGGCGCTTCTGCCGCTGGTCTTCGCAGCGGGAGCGGCCGGAGCGCAGGGCCTTAAATCGGGTCCTTACGAGCTGCCTTACAAGAATACCTATGTAAAGGAGGTCTTCGTGGCCGAAAACGAATTCCGGACCGCCAAGCCCGAAACCATCAAGCCCCGTTCGTTCGCCGAGGCCCGCAAGATCCTGCCCGCACCCGTGTGGGAGGGGCACGACAAAGAGATCGAGATGTACTGGCATGCTTGGCGGATCGCCGTGGGCAACATCCGCCAGCCGCAGGAGGGATCGGAATTCGTCTCGCCGTATCTGGATATCGCCTACAACGGCAATATTTTCATGTGGGACGCCTCGTTCATGATGATGTTCGCCCGCTACGGCTACCGCTTCTTCCCGTTCCAGCGTTCGCTGGACAACTTCTATGCGAAGCAGCACCCCGACGGCTTCATCTGCCGCGAAATCCGGGCCGACGGCTCCGACTGTTTCGAGCGTTACGATCCGACTTCGACCGGCCCGAACCTGCTGCCGTGGGTCGAGCTGACGTACTACCGCCAGTTCGGCGATATCGACCGCCTGCACAAGGTCTTCCCCGCGCTGTGCGCCTACGCCAAATGGTGGCGGCTCAACCGCACGTGGCCCGACGGCACCTATTGGTCGAGCGGCTGGGGAACGGGCATGGACAACATGCCCCGCGAGAAGCCCGAATACAACCCGATCTTTTCGCACGGACATATGGTCTGGCTCGACACCAACCTGCAGCAGATGCTGGTAGACGAGTCGCTGCTGAACATCGGTTTCTATATCGAACGCTGGCAGGAGATCGAGGATATGGAGGACGAGATGAAGCGGCTGCGCGCCTATGTGAACGAACATCTCTGGGACGAGCGGACGGCTTTCCTGTACGACCGCTACGGCGACGGAACGCTCTGCACGACCAAGGGAATCGGCGCATTCTGGGCTTTGCAGGCCGATGCGCTGGACAAGGAGCGGCTCGACCGCATGGTGGCGCATCTGAGCGATACGACCGAGTTCGACCGTCCGCACCGCGTGCCGTCGCTCTCGGCCGACCATCCGAAATACAATCCGCTGGGCCGCTACTGGCAGGGCGGCGTATGGCCCGGTACGAATTACATGACCATCGACGGCCTTTACCGTAAGGGCTATCACGACCTTGCGCGGGAGATCGCCGCGAACCATTACGCCGCAGTCTTCGAGGTGTGGAAGAATACCGGCACCTTCTGGGAGTACTACGCCCCGGAGAAGATCGAACCCGGATTCATGGCACGCAAGGACTTCGTGGGCTGGACCGGACTTCCGCCCATCGCCGTCTTCATCGAGTATATCCTCGGCGTGAAGTCGGATTACTCCGAAGGCCGCATCGTGTGGGACATCGAGCATACCGAGGCCCACGGCATCGAACGCTATCCCTACGGGCCGGACGGCGTCGTGGGGCTGAAGGTCAAACGGCGCGCTTCGGCCGGCGAGACGCCCTCCGTGAGCGTTGAGACCAACGTGCCCTTCGACCTGACGGTGACGTGGGGCGACGGCCGGAGCCGTACGGTCCGCGTGGAGAAGAGTGGCAGCGTGAAACTGAACTGA